CTTGTTTCGCAATAGATTGCACAGTGTTAAAAAAAACGGCAAAAAACAAACAGTAGCAGTAAAGTGTAAAAGATCGTCttgcttttaaagtgaaaaagCACATGCATTACACAGTCAATCCTCATAATCTATAGATGGATGCAGCTGTGATGGGTGGGATTTTCCTTTCAAACCCACGTGCCGCTTCATATTGAGCACGGCCGGCAGGTGTTCAGACATTGAAATGGCTGTTTGTCAcgatgttgttttttatttttttattatttctctctctctatatatatatgtatatagcctatatatacacatacacacgcacacacacacacacgacattaATTTGCATAGACTAACAGTCCGTGTAAATAACTGTCAAAAAAGAGGCTGTGAGTAGTTACTTTGCTACTGACTCATCTCATTCTTTATGTAGCGTTGTAATCGCCATTTGTCATGAGCTGTGCTGCTTGGTATCGCCTTCCTATCCCCGTGGCACCATATTGAGCAAACACTATCGAACTGTGACAAATTCTTTTTGTCTTCGCTTTGTCTTTATACTTTATTATCAGCACCGCCTGGAGATTCCGATTTATCAATGACCCAATATACACTCAACAGCCTTGCCAAGACATCGCCCGCGGGCAACCAGCTAAAAGCGCTTATATTAGGCTTTCAACCCGGAGACAGGAAGGCCGTTTTAGAAAGATTTAGGCACTAACTAAATTAGGTTTAAAAAACCAAGTGGTTTGTTTTGGATACAGAGGCTTTCAAACATCATTTTAGTAGGCTATCTATAAAGTCAggtatatatttatagtaggcTATAGGTTTCAGTATAGCTCAAACATAATTAGTTATTTCAAAATCACAAAACACAGAACTTGGTGACTCTTAGGTGTTTTATTGGCTTTCAtaatatcccagcatgcatttcAGATTTTCTCATCTGAAAATAGCGTTTTAAACCATGATTCTACATTGCAATGTTTTAGCAGGACATTAATTGGATGGATTTTAGAATAAACACTCCATTGCACCTAATGAAATGAAACAAGAGTTGGGTAGGCGCGGTTTGTCAGGTTTAATAATTTGAGCGCTTCTTagtgttaaaaataattacaacttAAACCAATTAGTAACCATTAGATAATATTTTGCCTCCGCGcgaaaatgtaattgtatttaaCATTCAGTGCTGACGAAAACAACTCGAGAACGCGGGGTACCGTTTGCTTCTGGAATTTAATTCAACCCAATAACAGCAAGAGAGAAacgcaattaaaatattttcagcacAGTTCATTTAGTCCGATAATAAAGCAATCTTTGGGAAAATAGCCCAACTACTGGAGGAATAAGAATGTGCAAGAAATTAGATCTACAACTGCATATGTGCATATATAACACAAAATGGCATTAGGGCGAAATCATGAAATGAAAACCAGGGAATAATAGTTAATCCGGACTGTTAATTATGATTGGGTTCGATCTTAATTTCTTAACTGCCTCGTGATGAAGACAGACTCGGTGGTGTCTGATCATTATGACCTCGGATGGGCTTTAAGACCGTGATGCTCTATAGCCCATCATCACTCTGCCCGAGCAACGAAACCTAATCATCATTTCTGAAAAACGTCTTCAATCAAGGATTAGACATACAATGGAAGCCTATAAGatcatcttttttttcatgtctgaGAAAACATCACGTTTTGATAGGCCTGTAGCCTAACGATGAGACGACCTCGTGCTGTTTAAAAGCCACGACTCCAGCTTGCTTTATTCGACATCATTGAGAACCAACAACATGTTTTCCTGCTATTgagacacacacacgagcgcTTATTATTGATACAGCTTCGTATTCAGAAAATTGATTTTTATGCTTCCCTCTAGCCACTTTGTGCTACGGAGAAATATTTTTATTCGTGCGAAAGCTGAAATAAGTACGTAATAAAACGATGATATATTAAATTCGTTTTCCTTGCTTTCAGGTTTTATTATGcgccatttttcatttttattgaattgaAAGAGGAGAGTCTTCCATTGTAGCTTCGGGCAAAAAAAGGTTAAATTATTTGCGCCAATCACACTGGCTTCTGCATCACTGAAGGCAACTGATGCTTCTCTGGCTTCACCCTTTATTTTACGCAGCCAAAGGCTATGCACTTCAATGAAATTCAGTTTCATTTGATTAAGCAAACGCATTGCCATGTGTAAAGCTGCATGTTTCTGTACCCTTGTCAAAACATGAAGagctttttttctgaattgatCGAAACAGTTTGGCCTTTATTCCTTGGGATAATTAACAGTATCAAACCTGTGGTTTATAAGCTATTTTGATCTTTCACAGCATTAAAGCAATGAAGACAGCTTTTAACTATTACTATAACCCAGTGTCAGTACTAGCATTCCATCTTAAATTCAGAGTATTTTAATTCGACAATTCACTTTATTACAAGGGTCAATGTAAGGTGAACTGGCAGGTGAACTGTCCCCATAAAAAGtttgatgcattaaaaaaaaattataataataattaaataataataataatattataatggaGTACAAAAGGTGTAAGCAttgaagtaaaaacaataaaataacttgCATCTTTAAAACCTTAAACtctataatacaaaaaaaaatctttggaaaATAATACCAAAATGTAAATACTAAATAGACATCATGATTATGAATACGTTTTCTTAGTCAATATGAGTTTCATAAAAAGGTAAAAGATAAAACTGACCTTGGCTCACAGTTGTTTTTCCtgtcacatgacaacaaacaGCTTCCTGCAAGTTGGTTACACCACACtgacttataataataataataataataataataataataataataataataataataataatacatattattttattacaaacgACTTACATCattctatttacttttttttataattccacTACATTGCTCTGTTCTAggaatatgaaacattttatttttcaacgtTAACGACAACACACCAGCCCTGGTGAAAAACAGAAGCGGCCTCTTTAAGAGAGGGGTGCAGGCGCGAGGCATTGTCTATACAGAAGTGCGCAAGAGCCAATGGAGAGGCGCGTGACAGAGTTTGGGCAGAAGGGGTTTGTCTCACCTGCTCGAAATCACTTCAAGAGGAGCGTGAACAGGACATTTTCAGCTCACGACAATTAATATGCACGTATCGGACAGTTAACACTTCACTTTAGATAACAGTGATGAGCTCAAGTCTGGGCCGTGCGCCTTTCTGAGGGACGGCACCACTCCGGAGACGCGTCCGGTTTGTTTGCTACAACTTGGCAACTCATCGCGTCGGGATTAAACCGTGAGCGCTGAGACCTTTCTACTGTCGAGTTGCTTTTTAGCCATCATTATGGAACTGAAAAAGAACCAGACGCAATGCAAAAAAGTGCAGGATAATGTTGAATTAATTGCGGAGGAATCCATGTAAATTTGTGTTCTTCCCTGTTTTTTACCTATGATGGCATCGTTATAAAATTGCATGGGCTCTGAGCACTTCAATGAAgaatatttgtttgttaaaaatagaTTCTGTACATTTGGGAATAAATCGTGTTGCATTGAAGTTTTAGGAATTAAACATCACAACCTTCCAAGCTGTGCGCAACAGAAAGAATGGAGCACACGGGGATCGAAGAGGTGAACCAGACGCACCAGCAGCACGAACCCATCAGCTTTGGAATAGATCAGATTCTCAATGGCTCGGACCAACCGAGTAGCTGCATGCTGCCGAGCAGAACCGGCGACCCGGACTACGCGCTCGCGCCGAACGTCTATGGCAACGGCTACAACAGCATGTACAATCCGGCCTGTTCGATGGCGGCGGGACTGGCAGGTTCCTACAACGTAAACATGAACATGAATGTGAGCATGAATATGAACGTTAACGTGAACTCAGGGAACGCAGGTGGTGTCATCCGCGTCCCGGCCCACAGACCCATGCCACCCGCACCTCACCCCCCGACTTCTGCCCATCCACCGGGCATCGCGCCGGGGATACCTAGCATGGGCAGCCCCGCCAGCTTCACGTTCCCCTGGATGGAGAGCAGCAGAAGATTTGCGAAAGATCGGCTGACCGGTAAGACTTGAAGATATTTACAGCACTGCCAAAAGAAGAATACGTCTTGCTTCTGTTAGAAAAAAGGGCACGCTTATGAGCA
This DNA window, taken from Carassius auratus strain Wakin chromosome 14, ASM336829v1, whole genome shotgun sequence, encodes the following:
- the LOC113113770 gene encoding T-cell leukemia homeobox protein 3-like isoform X1 — its product is MEHTGIEEVNQTHQQHEPISFGIDQILNGSDQPSSCMLPSRTGDPDYALAPNVYGNGYNSMYNPACSMAAGLAGSYNVNMNMNVSMNMNVNVNSGNAGGVIRVPAHRPMPPAPHPPTSAHPPGIAPGIPSMGSPASFTFPWMESSRRFAKDRLTAALSPFSVTRRIGHPYQNRTPPKRKKPRTSFSRVQICELEKRFHRQKYLASAERATLAKALKMTDAQVKTWFQNRRTKWRRQTAEEREAERQQASRLMLQLQQEAFQKTLSQPLQQDPLCLHNSSLYALQNLQPWAEDNKVTSVTSVASVV
- the LOC113113770 gene encoding T-cell leukemia homeobox protein 3-like isoform X2; the encoded protein is MEHTGIEEVNQTHQQHEPISFGIDQILNGSDQPSSCMLPSRTGDPDYALAPNVYGNGYNSMYNPACSMAAGLAGSYNVNMNMNVSMNMNVNVNSGNAGGVIRVPAHRPMPPAPHPPTSAHPPGIAPGIPSMGSPASFTFPWMESSRRFAKDRLTAALSPFSVTRRIGHPYQNRTPPKRKKPRTSFSRVQICELEKRFHRQKYLASAERATLAKALKMTDAQVKTWFQNRRTKWRRQTAEEREAERQQASRLMLQLQQEAFQKTLSQPLQQDPLCLHNSSLYALQNLQPWAEDNKLPI